One Capricornis sumatraensis isolate serow.1 chromosome 8, serow.2, whole genome shotgun sequence genomic region harbors:
- the SLC26A11 gene encoding sodium-independent sulfate anion transporter — MSPPMSPMKPPKGFAPMSCCWSTETMQKWLPFLGWLPDYTWYALKMDFIAGISVGLTVIPQALAYAEVAGLPPQYGLYSAFMGCFVYFFLGTSRDVTLGPTAIMSLLVSFYTFHEPAYAVLLAFLSGCIQLGMGFLRLGLLLDFISCPVIKGFTSAAAIIIGFGQIKNLLGLQHIPRQFFLQVYYTFHNIGETRVGDAVLGLVCMVLLLVLKLMRDHVPPVHPEMPTGVRLSHGLVWTATTARNALVVSFAALVAYSFQVTGYQPFVLTGKTPEGLPDAHIPPFSVTTANGTVSFTEMVQGMGAGLVVVPLMGLLESIAVAKSFASQNNYRINSNQELLAIGLTNILGSLFSSYPVTGSFGRTAVNAQSGVCTPAGGLMTGALVLLSLDYLTSLFYYIPKSALAAVIIMAVVPLFDTKIVRTLWRVKRLDLLPLCVTFLLCFWEVQYGILAGTLVSVLILLHSVARPKIQVSEGPMLVLQPASGLHFPAIETLREALLSRALETSPPRSVALDCTHICSIDYTVVLGLGELLEDFHKRGATLALIGLQVPVLRVLLSADLKGVLYFCTLEEAEKYLKQEPGTQPYNGSEDSVPEHKIALLKA; from the exons CTTTGCCCCTATGTCCTGCTGCTGGTCCACTGAGACCATGCAGAAGTGGCTACCTTTCCTGGGCTGGCTGCCTGACTACACCTGGTATGCCCTGAAGATGGACTTCATCGCTGGGATCTCAGTCGGGCTCACAGTCATTCCCCAGGCGCTGGCCTATGCCGAGGTGGCTGGACTCCCTCCCCAG TACGGCCTCTACTCTGCCTTCATGGGGTGCTTCGTATATTTCTTTCTGGGCACCTCCCGAGATGTGACTCTGGGCCCCACGGCCATCATGTCCCTCCTGGTCTCCTTCTACACCTTCCACGAGCCTGCGTACGCTGTGCTGCTGGCTTTTCTGTCAGGCTGCATCCAGTTAGGCATGGGGTTCCTGCGCTTAG GGCTCCTGCTGGACTTCATCTCCTGTCCCGTCATTAAAGGTTTCACCTCGGCTGCTGCCATCATCATCGGCTTCGGGCAGATCAAG AATCTGCTGGGACTGCAGCACATCCCCAGGCAGTTTTTCCTGCAAGTGTATTACACTTTCCACAACATCGGAGAGACCAG GGTGGGTGATGCAGTGCTGGGACTGGTCTgcatggtgctgctgctggtgctgaagctgatgcGGGACCACGTGCCTCCTGTCCATCCCGAGATGCCCACCGGAGTGCGGCTCAGCCACGGGCTGGTTTGGACTGCCACCACAG CTCGCAACGCCCTGgtggtctcctttgctgccttggTCGCATACTCCTTCCAGGTGACCGGATACCAGCCTTTTGTTCTAACTGGGAAGACACCTGAGGGACTCCCTGATGCCCACATCCCTCCCTTCTCAGTGACCACTGCCAATGGGACAGTCTCCTTCACCGAGATGGTACAG gGAATGGGGGCCGGGCTGGTCGTGGTACCCCTGATGGGTCTCCTGGAGAGCATCGCAGTGGCCAAATCCTTTG CGTCTCAAAATAATTACCGAATTAACTCCAACCAGGAGCTGCTGGCCATCG GCTTAACCAACATCCTgggctccctcttctcctcctacccggTCACAGGCAGCTTTGGACG GACGGCTGTGAATGCCCAGTCTGGAGTGTGCACCCCAGCGGGGGGCCTGATGACAG gAGCTCTGGTGCTGCTGTCGCTGGACTACCTGACCTCGCTCTTCTACTATATCCCCAAGTCTGCCCTGGCTGCCGTCATTATCATGGCCGTGGTCCCCCTGTTTGACACCAAGATCGTGAGGACGCTCTGGCGAGTGAAGA GGCTGGACCTGTTGCCCCTCTGTGTGACGTTCCTGCTCTGCTTCTGGGAAGTCCAGTACGGGATCCTGGCAGGCACCCTGGTGTCTGTGCTGATTCTCCTGCACTCCGTGGCCAGACCCAAAATACAG GTGTCAGAGGGTCCAATGCTAGTCCTGCAGCCGGCGAGTGGCCTGCACTTCCCTGCAATTGAGACCCTCCGAGAGGCATTGCTGAGCCGGGCTCTGGAAA CATCCCCGCCGCGCTCCGTGGCCCTGGACTGCACCCACATCTGCAGCATCGACTACACGGTGGTGCTGGGGCTTGGGGAACTCCTGGAGGACTTCCACAAGCGGGGTGCCACCCTTGCCCTCATCGGCCTGCAG GTCCCTGTCCTCCGTGTCCTGCTGTCTGCTGACCTGAAGGGAGTCCTGTACTTCTGCACCCTGGAAGAAGCAG AGAAATACCTGAAGCAAGAACCAGGGACCCAGCCCTATAATGGCAGCGAAGACTCTGTTCCGGAACACAAGATTGCCCTGCTGAAGGCCTGA